A section of the Paralichthys olivaceus isolate ysfri-2021 chromosome 16, ASM2471397v2, whole genome shotgun sequence genome encodes:
- the tmem275a gene encoding transmembrane protein 275, with translation MVITDRTNGTPVPKKESQKKTKRRKSRPHGLPSPALCCACGLCIMLAGLNITLVGAFAFSTLVPSANPPIIIGPILLLVAFSFFGACCVCSRLPPPNSSRRSKVGGRGTGLMGHGGLTGGAAFEIETSEHTLQDTTAVQLSPTSSPGSSRASSPDREAPDAAPPSFCKVFTMETNGSSSISATAVYSASTAAGGEVRLNLPREEVVT, from the coding sequence ATGGTCATCACTGATAGAACCAACGGCACCCCTGTACCTAAAAAGGAGTCCcagaagaagacgaagaggaggaagtcTCGCCCTCATGGCCTGCCCTCTCCGGCCCtctgctgtgcctgtggcctATGCATCATGCTGGCTGGACTCAACATCACTCTGGTGGGAGCGTTCGCCTTCAGTACACTGGTGCCTTCTGCCAATCCCCCGATCATCATTGGACCTATCCTACTGCTGGTGGCCTTCTCCTTTTTTGGGGCCTGTTGTGTCTGCAGCCGCCTCCCACCTCCCAACAGCTCACGGAGGTCAAAGGTGGGCGGCAGAGGCACGGGACTGATGGGACACGGCGGGCTGACTGGCGGGGCAGCTTTTGAAATTGAGACCAGCGAGCACACGCTGCAGGACACTACAGCTGTGCAGCTCAGCCCCACATCATCTCCTGGGTCGTCCCGGGCGTCCAGCCCAGACAGGGAGGCTCCCGATGCAGCCCCGCCAAGCTTCTGCAAGGTCTTCACCATGGAGACCAACGGCTCTTCTTCTATTTCCGCCACTGCAGTCTACTCAGcctccacagcagcaggaggggaGGTGCGGCTCAACCTGCCGcgtgaagaagtggtcacctaG